The Mytilus galloprovincialis chromosome 11, xbMytGall1.hap1.1, whole genome shotgun sequence genome contains the following window.
AACCTatctttctgaaaaaaaaataactccatataggtatctaaaaataatttataatctattttttttacaattccaatatcattttaaaagaaaaatggttACTTTAATTGAGGTTTTCATGCATACAGATGTACCCGAGCATGCATAGAGCAATCGATTTAGCTCAATAAATGCATTACTTTTATAACAATTATACATTCGCTGTACTTTATCAAGTGTCGGTAACTTTGCTTCTCTTAAACTTCATCATGTTAGTTTTATAGTTGTACATGATTCTTACGTACTGGTAATACATAATTAAAATACTGTAACATTTATTTACCCTTTTTTCCTCCACCACCTCCACCTCCTCCGCGTCCTCCTAATACCAATAGTCCACCACCACCAATGCCAGATCCGAATCCTCCGCCACCACTGCCGCCATACCCAACACTATAACCTCCGCCGCTTCCACCACCATAtccttgaaaaaaattaaaaattgatagaGCAATCAACTTTGGAATTAGCTTACACagtatgaaatatatacaaatcaaagaAGAAATGACGTAATTATAGTTTAAAACTAAAATACAGTAATATTAACTTACCTCCTTTTCCCCAAACAccacctcctcctcctcctcctcctcctaaTCCACCGTCTAATAACAATACTCCGCCACCGCCGCCAGATCCAAGCCCTCCGCCACCACCGCCGCCGTACCCAGCACTGTACCCTCCGCCGCCTCCACCACTATTTGGGCCATGGCAAATTGCAGATCCGACAACACTCAACAGCAGTAAAGTTATAATAGCCATGATGACTGAGGTTTGACGATTTTAACTGAGGTGACACAACTGTTTAGATCTGTATTTATACCATTTGATGTAACCACATTTTCTTTGATTAGGATTGATAATACTAAAACAATTTTACTTGATTGATTATAAGTGATTCGACATGAATTTAATTTTCTACAACAATCAATTGAAATATTATGTCATTCTCGGCTTTGAAGTTACCTTTCTTTGATCAGTAATGggaacattttcttttttagttgaggaaaatttgatattttgaaagttattaaGGGTATATTCTTTTGATGTTTCAGTCTCATTCAGTCTCATTCAAATctcattcagaaattatttccaaatgaaattgagaatggaaatggggaatgtgtcaaagagacaacaacccgaccatggaaaAGACAACAGGTCACCAACAGGTGTTTAATGtagagaaattcccacacccggaggcgtcatttagctggcccctaaacaaatatatactagtttagtggtaatgaacgccatatttaactccaaattgtacacaagaaactaaaattaaaataataaaagactaagaaaggccagaggctcctgacttgggataggcgcaaaaatgcagcagggttaaacatgctttatagatctcaaccctccccctatacctctagcaaatgtagaaaagtaatcGCATATCAATATGCACATTACAATTTAGTTTAAgagaagatgtaactaaagaaaataaaaaaaatgacaataatacataaataataacagactaccagcagttaactgacatgccaggtccagacttcaattacactgtttgaaagattatgatttcatcatatgaatatcaggcacactCCTTTCCGTtgggggtttagtatcataccatcataacatatatgagaaggaCATAACCAGTGTCATGGCAAACAAAAAAACATGGGTCAAAAGTGGAAAATAGcaatgaatttgataaatatcataatcaaacttttctctgaaaaaaatgtgtatttccaataagtagtttttgagtaatacaatttgaataataaaattctCAAATTTTATTACTAATCTAGTCAGCCTTTTTAGCCCAAGTTTTGAGAAAATGAGTGAGggttacaaaaaatgattttaccagaaacataTACAtcccatatatttttttcttttatcattgATAACAAAGAAggtgaaataatatgcattttgttttttaaagtgAGAAAAagcacaaatttacaaaattgacaacatggtaaatttgacacgaataagcataaaaaatgataaaattacgTAAGTGTTttagttaaatttattcagattggcccacttcatctttatagagagtatgaacaaaagtttaattgtggaactgggattttttttcttcacgaAAATAGCCACAAAATGGGAAAAAATTGATGAACAATGGGAAAATCATCACAATTGTGTATTTTCAAAGGGCTGTAGCAGAAAAAGAAGCACACCACCTTcgtcttcttcttcttttctgtAACTTCCTCCAACTAGTGAGGAGCACATCCAATAAGGATTTGAAAcaccatatgattttttatgccctacctacgatagtagaggggcattatgttttctggtctgtgcgtccgttcgtcagttcgtccgtccgtccgtccgttcgtccgtctgtcccgcttcaggttaaagttttttgtcaaggtagtttttgatgaagttgaagtccaattgacttcaaacttagtatacatgttccctatgatatgatctttttaattttaatgccaaattagagggtttaccccaatttcacggtccactgaacatagaaaatgatagtgcgagtggggcattcgtgtactggggacacattttGGTTAAtcaccaaatatttttttacattcatataaACTCAAAAATTAGGTTTTACATTCTAAATTGTATTGCTATTGATAAAAGTGAGATGTTAGATTgcaggaaaaaaaaatatatatttatgtaaatacattttatagttgttaaacagtttttgtttgtatattacATATTATGCGTATCTCATTCATTTAGTAACATTCCAATTgttttgattttacacttttacaTATTGTATTTTATCTTATCTTTGCTGTccttttttaatatgtatataccttgtaatacaaatgtaattaatcaaataatgtaatattttattacattggaaggagagttgtctaatGACACTCATATcagatcttcctatatctatatacattttataatgttGAAAATCAATTACAAGAATTTTGTATAAATCGTTGAACATGAATTCTATGGTTAAGGCATCTGCCAACCTTCTACACTAAACTAATATGTGTGCTGGTATTAAACAGTTGGTTGGCCTTTTTCAATACGAATGTGTAGAGCGATtatacaaaaattcaaaatttcattttcatttttaaattataaatttccccaagctcagtagcaatataccaactttacctgcatatgggatatacatttccaaacTTATTCGATATTAAACAGTATTGTAAACGTCTGAGCAGCAAAAaggtgtttccctcggttttagtttgttaccccgattttgttttttgtccatggatttatgagttttgaacagcggtatactacagttgcctttatGAACAAGGGGTATGTTAAAGATGTCTCGTTCTGTTTCTAAAATAAGTTTattggaaggtaccaagaccttgttgataaatattccgtatcaacttcacaaaattTATACATGATGACCTTGATGTAAaaattctgcgtactgacgttgtttatcatcttaatatcgtGGTATTTAAAtcttttagttttctttgttctattattaatattacttttactgtttggtctgttttctgcGATATgaatttgacgtggctcggtattAATTCATCCGGTCAATGTGTTTCTATTATCGTTCATTTGTGCTGATGTGATTTGTTcatgtgactttttgtgtttctttggtacatCCGACGTGGCTCTGTTTTCGTAAAGATACCGctattatgttattgttctagtataattttgaaaatattttgaactaCAAAATTcttttactcgcgtagtggtattaaccatattgGGATTCTTCAACGTCCGAAAGAACTTCTGCATAATTTTTAATCTCGGTCTTTTTTCTGATATAAATACGAacaaaaattttttttcaaacctgTATACcaacattccccatgtgaaataaaattttgaaaatattttgaacgaCAAAATCATTTTGTATTTCTTCCTGTGTGACTTTTACATTTTCTGACTTAAAACACGCGAGGACTTCAAATATATCAATCCTTTATGAGTTGATTTAAAACACATATATAAGTAAGCTATTAATGTAGTTGTTGAATTTGAAAGATACTGTTTGTgctcttaaatatttgtttgttttgagattgagACACAGTGAgaactgctgtacccatattttgacaatgtatACCTAATAagtctgttttgttcatgcatagttgtaaatataatgaaatttggtgcgactatcatacaagtacgaggtttagcgctataaaaccaggttcaatccaccattttctacatttgaaaatgcctgtaccaagtcaggaatatgacagttattgttcattcgtttgatgtgttttatcatttgattttgattttgccatttgataagggaatttccgttatgaattttcttaagagttcagtatttttgtgattttactttttacatgaaaTAATCAATGTATTAAAGTATAACAAACTCCGTAAACATTCTTCCCATTAATTTATATTACTTCTGCAGTTACCACTAGCAGTACTTGTTCAAAAGAGACGGAAACTAGTACAAGTGCAAGTAAAATGGAACTACGCTTTATAAATGATaacaattcatttcaattcatgtatttagattttaagaAAGCCAATTTTTTTCGGTTTTGATTTTGAGGAAACGCAGATAAACATTTTGGAATGAAGAGCATTTTGATTTTGTGTTGTAAAAGAATGGAGAATAATATCAGAGACACATTGAAACTTATATGTCGAAAATGATCAGGCAACGCCTCATAAATTCACCAAATCTATACAAAATAActaatacaaaaaagaaataaatgcatACATGCATACTAAACATCaatcatgcatttttttttaatttaacaggaaaataaactgaactcaatcGCATTGATGTATCAATTAGTAGACAAATTCGATTGTCTCTTTCGACAATTTCTATGTGACGG
Protein-coding sequences here:
- the LOC143052920 gene encoding uncharacterized protein LOC143052920, with translation MAIITLLLLSVVGSAICHGPNSGGGGGGYSAGYGGGGGGGLGSGGGGGVLLLDGGLGGGGGGGGGVWGKGGYGGGSGGGYSVGYGGSGGGGFGSGIGGGGLLVLGGRGGGGGGGGKKGGQVWCTCRKGQCFKGEFVLDKYCRLTPLFPGKWTTCCKVLPGSVTNRSYGGGGGAGFGGGAGIGGGAVVVVGSGGGAGFGGGSGGGGKSGYDGGFGYGGGSG